From a region of the Mytilus galloprovincialis chromosome 3, xbMytGall1.hap1.1, whole genome shotgun sequence genome:
- the LOC143069303 gene encoding uncharacterized protein LOC143069303, with protein sequence MVRQTEGDILDVFLGTDIDLNKFILQERGSSTMRVSDDEAYFFEVNEDFCQETITLDGTSDSFYEEDETVSCLLGGESTCSSTVYPFPRTVSEQENIDPSEVFLKEIEGEDQLPLTPFIKEEVKMKIKLRRMAEGKDDIHVEFKHPEPEQLTQDEEEKRKIRRSKNKMAAQKCRSRKRKLTESLEDETEKLENKQDMLTQEIERLQQEKEQLEEIVKIHRTVCPKLR encoded by the exons ATGGTTCGACAAACAGAAGGAGATATCTTAGATGTTTTTCTTGGAACTGACATAGATCTGAATAAATTTATCTTGCAAGAAAGgggatcttcaacaatgagagtCTCGGATGATGAAGCATATTTTTTCGAAGTGAATGAGGACTTCTGCCAGGAAACGATAACATTAGATG GCACATCAGATTCTTTTTATGAAGAAGATGAAACTGTAAGCTGTTTACTTGGCGGTGAATCTACTTGTAGCTCTACAGTTTATCCATTTCCCCGAACAGTTTCTGAACAGGAAAACATTGACCCTTCAGAAGTTTTCCTGAAAGAGATAGAAGGTGAAGATCAGTTACCTCTCACACCTTTCATAAAAGAAGAAGTTAAAATGAAGATAAAACTTCGAAGAATGGCAGAGGGCAAGGATGACATACATGTTGAATTTAAACATCCAGAACCTGAACAG CTGACACAGGATGAGGAGGAGAAAAGAAAAATCCGTAGATCTAAGAACAAAATGGCAGCTCAGAAATGTCGAAGTAGAAAGAGAAAACTTACTGAATCTCTTGAAGAC gaGACAGAGAAATTGGAAAACAAACAAGATATGTTGACACAAGAAATCGAAAGACTTCAACAAGAAAAAGAACAATTAGAAGAAATAGTTAAAATTCATAGAACAGTGTGTCCTAAGTTGAGATAG